In Lolium perenne isolate Kyuss_39 chromosome 5, Kyuss_2.0, whole genome shotgun sequence, the sequence cacatggttcagaaactatcggcatatgaacagcgccacccggacctgtaccaagacaagttcaaacgtgcagtagtcctggtcgatgcagaggaagacgaagttcctgcgggagaccaagaggtagcagtggctgaatggactcggggaggaacccccgtgccctgcaaatgggtaaagccaccaggcccacccaggggatttgattttgacgtgaccaagactgagcaaatcttcgacctcctgctcaaggagaaacagttgacgattcctgaaggtctcaaattccccacggtgcaagagctgaacggaaagccatactgcaaatggcacaactcgctctcccatgccaccaacgactgcagggtatggcgtcagcacatccaagcggcgatagaaaaagggcgtctaattttcaaccaatacgccatgaaggtcgacacccagcccttccccgccgttaacatggtggagtgcacttaccctgaaggttgccagccaggatcctcgttcagcatcaacatggtaggacctgggaaccactctggcaaagatggagacgagggcagctgctctcgtagcaaggacacagaggaggccgctccacgcgatcggctccgtcatgatggcaagcgctacgtcacagagggagaggtgaagaacataagatatcagcgacccctctctgatcacctcctcaacaaatatgtgagtcagtatgaccaacgccgacggtccagctatgatgatgaaggagatcgtctggctagagaagccagaagacatcgtcggcacgatcgcgatgaggaggagcacgagcgccgtgccacggaaagatcaagggagcaagatgacaacgccaggcactgggactgccccttcttcagacactgctgggattcaggaatgagccgattgcccacaatcggcaattgcccagaatgcaaccagaagaagaaggaggcagccaacgtgtctgtgttcaggcgcttagggcctctcccaccacaaagcaaacgtgctgagtcccctcggtgggcagatctcgaggattccgaagacgagggacaagaagaggaagaagacaggtaccaccgtccgaggtggtgccctgacggactcagccgttcacaaaagcgcagggttcagcgattgcgcggcctggaggaagccgaaaggttatacctgcatacgctaaggaaggcacggcctgatctggctgcgaaagttcagcgaaccctggatgaagagggtcgtccacggaaaatggagtggcgtcccaagcaaaggaaagccgatgatgaaacatcggctggcacaaacatggtgctcgtccttccgacggagcttagtgctccacgagtctacgatgcactcaaggtggacgacagcaggcgcatcaagtcagaggttgggttggttttatccagcctgaccgagtagcaaagacaaagcaatgagcaaacggggcgaggctgatccttgtgatcggccccaaaaattatgaaggaacattacagaaccttcagtcagcgctccaatggatatggaggccgattccagcaatcggccaaaattatcttcaccacatattcagcacatattctgcttgtgttcagcaacgatccactgggcagcggctacgtcggcagatgaaagtcagcatgaatccttacggagcctacgtgcaagtgcagtgccctgactaaccatagaagccgatatctgcagtcatttggcagattcggctcggggggcatacagtcggatgaacatgtgcaggtaaacgtgtgtaaacatgcgtgcagtgaaacattgggggccgattaagaaaaattggccaaataaaaaaaaaaaaattgcgcaagaagcgaagccgatgcacagccatcgactctagtacagttacacaagaccaagacctgctggctatgtgctcaaagtttacatcaacatcgacgttcagtaaaagaaagctgatcaacgttCTGTGCGTCCTCGCCGGTatcctcgccttgattaaggctcggggggcagttaacttggtagatgctctgattTGGGAACCGATTGGAATcacatcgactggccctgcattatGATCCTCTCTGAAGTAGCAAGGTGTTGCAGAAGAGGactactgaagctatggagaggaatcaggaaaggaggccgtcggcttttacaggttttggaccgtccagtcgctgcaagagaaggaaagggactggattctcagaatagccgatgagtagttcatcggctaagggattgcgaaaaattatggtcagatatcaaatcgcagtctgaaattgagaagtgcttgaccgacGGACTAATCGGCATGTGAGTCCGACTCCACgagcgtccaaaagaaaagaaatccgatacgttgctatcggtcttggcatgacaggcggaaggaatgaaattggagtaattgaaggaatgaattgaaagaacaatttcattaattcaaaggagcggctttacaagaaagagccgatggctctcaaaagagggatctggtgcctagtgcactgctactactagtcctattctactagtcgtcgctgtcctcgtcatcaccgccgtcggtgtcgtcggcgctgctcccaggaagctcctcgtcgctgctgccccagcccttggccggagcctcgtcctcctcgtcatcatcatcatcctcgctgtccgcccaggagcggaagcgcttggtcggcggatacccgatggaggaggaggattcatcctcctcctcttcctcctcgtcatcatcttcgtcctcgctgtccgcccacatacgggagcgtttcttcggcgggagcttggcggagggggaggccttggccttcgctacttctccttctttcttctcattgtcggaggagagggggttcacctcggagtgaaggttgtcctcgttcttcctcttcggcgaggattggagggggaggcctgagagggaagaggaagacattgctacaggaggagagggttttttgggtgccgatggctggaacagaggaagaggataaagagagctaatcgatcggcacagttaaataatgagaagcctggtgggaattaatgccattacagtttccgaggaggtaatgccagagctatcgaattttgcaagagaagctgagaagacatggcataatgatgacggatactgcaacagctctgctctgccacgacatgacccttcgaaggaaaaacagagtggttttggaattatcattgccaaaaccagggggcatgtgttatcaccagattttggccaaatcaggaggtgggccgtaagagagatgggcttggaagattacacgtggaatatctctgaagcggccttgtgcggagaatttgggctagattgcccgtgtatctttaattatagtagatttcatcttagattaaaagttagagtttgtctcgtgcacggtgggattattccctcgttagaaagtcccttggactataaatatgtatctagggtttatggaataaacaacaactcacgttcaaccaaacaaaccaatctcggcgcatcgccaactccttcgtctcgagggtttctatccggtaagcgacatgctgcctagatcgcatcttgcgatctaggcagcacaagctccacgttgttcatgcgttgctcgtactgaagccttgttgatggcgagcaacgtagttatcatagatttgttagggttagcatagttcttcgcgtaacatgctagcgtagtgcaacccttgcatatctagccgccctcacacctatcttaggtgtgggggcggcaccccgcttgatcattatttagtagatctgatccgttacgattgctccttgttctacaaggattagtttaatatctgcaatagttaggccttacaaagggggggaggatccagcggcacgtagggtgtcgttcgcaagtcctaaacaggatgttccgaggatcaacttcgtgttggtttttaggccttgtttaggatcggcttacgatcaccgtacgtggccgcgaggcccaacctggagtaggatgatccgattatgcggtgaaaaccctaaatcgtcgtagatctaattagctttatcttgatcaagcaggaccaccatatattcgtgcaccccgtacgaatcatgggtggatcggctccttgagccgattcacaggataacctgagagccgatcgaggctcgtatttaatgtttacgtgtatgccatgcaggaaactaagcgaggcatctccatcaccttcctgaccaggtataggtcaggtggcacgcccttgcaatcagcatcgggtgtgtgaccagaagtgctttgcgggccgtcgctcggagggacctcagccagccgcagctctaggttgttcccggctctacagtgttgacagtcgctgcccgccggtgggttttggcagtcaacactgcCTTAATGTTGCCTAATGTTATGATGTTGATCATGATAAGTGGTTTAAGAGTGTTGTCTTTGTTGTTGCCTAATGATTTGATAAGCAAGATCCAATCGGGATTATTCCTATTGCAGAAGTGCTTTAAACGAAAGAAATGTGCCAGGTTGCCTTTGTTTAAACAAAAAACTTCCCTGTCATTTTAATTTTTCTTCCAAGAGTTCTTCCTGGAAGTAATACTTTTCgactcaaaattttaaaaatggcTTCACAACCGGTGGAGGCAACATTTCTAACAGAACCCCCTTGATTTTGTTGTGTGTGTGTAGGTCAaagaagatcaagtgaagatagaTTGAGATGGCTATGGAGATAGATAGATCTATGGTAGATAGGTAGTAATTTTAGATAGGTTTTTCCTTTATGTATTTGTAGGTTTGAATGGGGTTTTCTCTCTGTAATTTTATCCTTTTGGATTGAGCTTGTAAATGACTATGTAAGTATTTTTTTATCCCGATATTGAATGAAATTTTGAAGATTTTGATCATTATTCCATATTTTTATTTGATTTTGTTTTATTACTAATGTTTGAATTTTGTCTCTAATTACATAATTCAGGTTCCAAATTTGAATTTTATAATTTCTAAAAGATTATATGTATAGGATCTTGTATTTGAGATGTGTATTATATTGTTTGAGATAATTGTGAGAATATATGAATCAATAACATAGGTATTGATTTAAATTATTTGAATTCAAGTTTGACAAAGTCAAAACTTAAATTTAAATTCAAATCGAAATGTGTTAAGGTGATTTCTAATTCTAAAGTACACAATGCCAAGGCTAGGTTGCAACCATTTTAGGCTTGAAGTTTTAGTTTACCCCACATTTTGAAATACGCAGAGATCATGCcgaagtttgaatttcaaatcCCAGCGTTGATCTAGGTTAAATACAACACTAGTTCCTGAAGTTGAATACTAGATATGCTGCGCTGTGTGATTTGTGTCTAATTAATTAGAACTTGAAAAGCCAATCCCTCTCTACTCTCTAGTCATCCATCCATGAATCATGGACCATCTTCTTCACTCAGCTCGGCCTAGCACGCTCCACGTACGGCAGATCTAGATGCTACCACGCCTTGACGCACATTCCGCCTCCATCCATCCATCCGTCCGTCAGCGTCCCATGCACACGCGCAGTTCGCATTTTGCAAACATACACTTCCTCTTGAGCTATCTTCCACTCGATCCCTCCCTTGCCCATCCCGCTATATAAACCCAGCCCCACACTACTCAGCACTCACCTCACAGCCCACAAACAGCAAGTACAGCCATTGGCCACCCACCCACACACGAGCTCCACTCACTAGCTAGAAGAGTTCTCCCAGTGAGTGACtagttgccttgccactcctctcCTAGCCAGCTAGAGGCAATCAGCCAAGCTATAGAGGGGGGCACGGGAGCGGCCTGCCGGTGGTTCGCGGTGCGGCAGAGGGAGGGTACCCAGAGGCTCGTGAGGACAATGCATGGCATGTGTTAACATGTACAACCCGGAGCACCACcagtcgtcgtcctcgtcgtccttCATGGCGCCGCGGATGTCCTTCTCCAGCGACTTCGCGCTGGAGCCGCCGCCGGCCACTGCGCTGTCGGCGCGCGCGCCGGGGGACGCCGACTTCGAGTTCTCCGTCGGCGGCCGCCCCTCCATGATGGGCGCCGCCGACGAGCTCTTCTCCAAGGGCCGCCTCCTTCCGCTCCGGGAAGCTCCGCACGGTCGGCCCACCACGCTGCGCGAGGAGCTGCGCACCGAAGACGGCCGCCACGGGCGCGCGCCCCGCGCGCCCAACATCCGGTGGAAGGAACTGCTCGGCTTCAAGAAGGCATCCAAGAAGGCCAGCGCCGCCGACGCCGCAGCCGGCACGTCGTCCGCCGAAGCCCACACGGTAATTAACCAATCCAGTAACATCTTTTCTCAAGTAACCCAAGCAGTACCGCGCTGTACGCGCTACGATAGTGGCATGCATTGTCCCATCCGCCTGCCGAATTGACATTTTTCAAATCTTCAAAACCACCTGGAACTGCAAGAACCTCTTTGCGCTGTACTCCTTCGTCACATTTTCTCTGTATCCAGGGATTTCTCAAAGTTTGGAGCCGGAAACATGCATCGCATATTTTTCGCATTTGTACTTGGTAACAGGAGAGTACATATTTTTCCCTGTTCTGTTAATGACAAACCGAAATGCATGCACCAATTTTCAGGATCTTGGAGGTCAAGGAGGAGGCACGAGAGAGTGAAGCAGCAAGCTCATTGACCAAGCGGACAGAGGAATGATATATTAGCGAAGTAGTTGTTAATTTGTGTGATTTGGGTGGTGATTTGCCTTCCAACTTGATCGATGTCCATCATCTACATACTTGTTGATGATATGACAGATTTGTTGGTTCATTGGAGAAGCAAACTAAGCATGTGTGCATTGGCAGATTACTTGTTACCGTTTTCTCGTGGTGTGTAAAACGGATTTTTTGCTCATCTTGGTAGATGGATAGTTGCATGTACTAGTAGTAGTCAAATTAATGAACTCCTCTCTAGCTGTGGCTCTGAATGTTTTGTACTGAGAAGGGGAGTAGTATATTTTTCCTCACATGGGCATATGGTGTGGTGGTCCTTGTATTGTACGTAGCTGTTCCTATGCTTGTCTGCAATCGCCACACCCTGCTCTCCCCGCTCCCTTTTAATTCCCGATGAACAAAGTAGTCTGCTGCTAGCTTTGAGTTCAATGAAGGCCTCTCTCTCAAGACCCTGCCGTCACATGCATGATTTAATCCGACAACCAAACGCATGCATGCCGATTTTTTGAACGCAGTAGTGCATGCATGCAACTACAGCTAAGCCGGTCAAAGCTGAGCTGGCCCATTCCAAAAGATGATCCAAAATACAAGAAGGTAGGAGTAGTATAGTAGTATACCAGACCACAGCGCTCGCCTCCAAAGTTGGCAGGGATTTGTTAAGCTGGTTGTGGCGTGGGAGAAAGCCAAAGGCGACGATGGATCATGGATGGATGATTATCTAAGTGTAATCTGTCCTCTTGCGGGGCGGGGCTGGAGACCGGCCGGAGACTGGCGACCGGAGTGAGAAATAAAGGTCGCAGCAGGAGGGTGAGGGGCCCTAGCACATCGATGGATCTCCCACGCTGTCGTGTAATGCTCCTCCGCCCCATCCTCCTCCTACCTGGTGATCACCGGCGGCACAGTGTTCAATTTAATGAGGTGACTTAGCTGTCAATCGCTGCCGctccgccctgctccggccggcCCCTTGCACGCAGAGCGATGGGGTGGCATGCCCTGCCCTGCCCAGCACAGTGGGAAAAAATAGAGATTCATGGAAGGGCGCAGAGGAGGCAGGAGGCAGGAGGATGGAGGAGAGCCGATCGAGAGGGAGGGCCGGCACCGGCTGCGGCCTGCAGCCGGGTGCGCGGCATCGGCCGGCCACTCCCTCGCTGCCCCTCTCTGAATGAATTCTGATTTGAAGTGAGCCGATCCAAACGATGGCGGGGTACCTTTGATTCTGGGGCGTGCTAGGTCAGTACAGCGCATGCAGATGCAGAGTGGGTGCAGCTGCGTCGCGTGGCCCGGCTTAAAGGCCAGGTGCTACCTCTGCGCCCCTCTGCGGTGCGTGTGTACTACGGGGTCATTTTGGTCAGATCCTGTTGGGCTGGGTCTCTGTAATCTTACGGTTGAGAGGAGGTCAGATCCTGTTACCCGATACATGCACACCACTCTACCTCTTGTTCCTTTTACCATCCCGCGCACCTGCTCCATAAACAATGTGCTTAAAAAAGAGCGACCCTGAATACGTACCATAGTCTGATTCGAGACACCCAAATCTAGGGTTTCCTCAAGAGCAGCTCGAGTGAGCGGACGGTGGCTACACCGCTATGCCTTAGGTATGGCGCATAGATGCCGTTGTCACCTTTCTCATGACCAATGTTAGGGTTCAGTTCTCACCAACAGACATGCCTCTGCAAGTAGCCACCGGGAGGGACTAGACATGAGATCGTGAGATCCGCTACAACCAGccgagcaaccacctccggcgaaggAGGAGGCCACCTCTACGGGATAGACCTCAACAAAAAAATGTTGATTAACGAACATTGGGTTATGTAGTTCCTCATGGAAACTTATTGACTCTAGATTATATGGTAATATGAATAAGACAAAATTGTTTGAAGCATTAATCTAAATGTTACATGAAAAACATAAGCCACATAACGGAACGCAAAGACCTAGGATGTAGAAGATCATATCATGAGCGATTCGCAGATTTGGATTCATTTCCTATATATCCACTCACGTGgcacttcatcatttaattcataTAACGTCTATTTGTCTAGAGATCATCATATACATCACCAGCAGTTTACACCACCTACTATGGGAGTTCGATCAACAataaggaaaaagaaaaagaaaaatactaGCAAAACCATGCCTATATGCAGCCCCTTGATGCCAGGTGTGTAGGCTCCGAAAGCTACGACTAACGGTCAAAGTTAGCACGCAGGACGATGATATAACCCACACATATTAGCTGCAGTCCTTCAGTAAAGTATGTTTTTATACACTACTAGGTAATCACCGGTCCAGGTAGATATGCTCACAAGCATCTCCTTTACTTCTTGATAAGGGTGAGCTTGCTTGGTCTCCGATTCTGGGGGCAAACTCGAAACTGTTCACGCGACGCATATATATATCTCCTCTCCGTTTGGGACAGTGTGCATACATACGTAGGCTAGGCCGACCTAATTAGTTTAATCTTGGGAGCTTAGGGGGGACGTACGATGCTCGAGTGACATCCGTGTTCAAAAGCGAAAACGGGGTGTTGCTGGTCACATGCACAACCCTCATTGTCGAAGAAGAGAGGGAAAGAGAATGTACAGTGGGACATCGCATGTACGGGTGGTCAATGCTCTAATAGTCAATTGAGTTAGTGCAGCCCTAGGTTGATTACTACTAACCAAAAGCTGGGGTGTTCTGTTTTGCATGGACAGATATGGACATGGCGACAAAATGGCAGTCATGCGTACAActgtcactacaagaaaaatGACACGTAGAGACGCTCTATTTTAGTCGCTTTTGTGTTCGTCTTTACATGACAATCTAGGCCCTGACTTGAGACGATTTCGAAGACGTTTTACAGGTCGTCTCAGCGTGACAAGATTCACCATTCCCACCCCTTACAAAAAAAAACTCTAGGCTACCTCTACAATCTCTCTCCCGTCTCGTACTGTGGAAACCTACCGCTAAAATAAAAAGTGGAAACCTAGCGCCACCACTAGACCCCCTGGCGGTGTCTCTCCGGCGAAATCAGCGCAACGACTGGCGGCGCCTCTACTCCCCTCGCCGGTACAAGATCTCCCTCCACTCTTGAACGCTGGTGCCGTGCTACAAAAAGACTCGATCCAGCCCGTACTCGTGTGGCGGTGCCCTCTCCCATGCTGCTGCGGCAGTCTCAGTTCCCCAGTCTCAGTTCCCCCACTGTCCCGCACCTGCCCATGGCGCATTGCAGAGTTGCAGCCAACCAACTCCATGGAGTCATGGATCCACATCGACAAAGGTATGTTCATGTACTACTAAGTACTAATCTAATCTCAGCTTGTGTCTTTTCTAAACCGAGCCTGCATCTATCTAATTGGTATGTCTCTGCAGTCACTCGAATAACCCTTGTAAGATGTCAGGAAATGAGTATTTCTTCCTTTTTCGATCAATCAATCTAGCTAATAGTTTTATTCATATGGTCTGAACACAAACAGGCAAAAAACGTGATATTATCATCACTCAACCTAGTGCTAGATTGGAGCATACAGTCTGCAGGTAATCGTGGACAAATGTGTCAGCTAATTAATCCTTGGAACTTGTCAATTTTATGATATAAGCATGAACAAACGGGACTTGTTGATATCTTGAACTAATTCAATGTTGGATTAGGTGGCCCCAGACTTATATTCAAAATTTTCCATTTTGGTATGCAAATATATTCTTGAACTTCTACCAATGAGATTTTTGAGTACTTGTCATTCATTTGTAGTCCATACAAAGTACTCACCGAAAGTGATTTACTTAGACTAAGTGGATTTACTGGTATTTTACTAACGTCGAACTAGTTCTATATTTTAAGGAATGCCTATATGAAGCTTGTGTAACCTTCCAATTAAGTGCACCATGCAGAAATTGACTACAACTACAGTCTATTCAACCAATTGACTACATCTACAGTCCATTCAACCAATTGACTACATCTACAGTCTATTCAAGCAGCATAGTGATGGCCATATCCTTATCTAGCATTTTCAGGTTAATTTAGCCTTGACCTTGCTTCAGTTCTTCATGTCTTATTGAGATGTAAGTTACATCGCTTATATAATCGAAACCAATTAGTATGCTTGTGGATATATTATATATCTCACATTCTTTGGTACCTTTCATCCTTTTTTTCCCTTACGTTGTCTCTAATCAATGCCACTAGCCTTGTTTCTTGATAGACTTCCAAATAAAATTAATTAAAGCTTCAAATTGTACTACCCAGTAGAGAAATTGATATAGTTCTGAAGATGCATCATAATAATGTTTCTTCATCaggttgtatgtacttgttgctTAACGCTAGTAATAAATCAGTGGTGTTGCATCCCCTGCATCACTTAATAAGAAATTCATGTTGCTGCATTGCTTGATACAAAGAGATCACTGTGTAAACCTTATGGATATATTATATAGCTCAGGTTCTTCGGTGCCCTTCATCATTTTTACCTTATTGTCTCCAATCAATGTCACAAACCCTTTTTTCCTCATAGGCTTCAACTAAAATGCATCAACGGTTCAAATTGTACTGCCCAGAAGTGAAGGTTCTTAAGATGCATCATAAGGATTAGCACGCTACAAGTTTGGAGCCTTATGTTTTCAATAGGTGGTAACATATTTTGTAATAGCACGCTGCAAGTTCTTGCAAAATATTACCCACTATTGTTTTCCATATTTTGtctttatttttttttgtattctcTAACCTTAGTTAAATTGTTCTATGTAGGGTTATGATCATTTCTAGTTACCCCTGATGATAAGAGGGTGCATATTTTGGCAAATGTTGAACAATCACTAACAGTGCTGCAAATGGTTAGGTATCCACCTTCAGTTAATAAGTAACTAAATTAataatcttttttttttgaagagtTATCACTGATATTTCAAATTTCTTGCAGAAATTTTTATGGCAGAATTTTAATGAAGCGCACTATGAAAGACCACAAGGGATGTTGCAGTGAAGACCTGTCGGTGTTGAAGTACATACAAAACTTTAGATAGATTCCAGCTACTTAGAAGTACATGAGTACTGGCGTTCTTTTATTCTTCCCCCTCGTTCATATGTATAGATAGATTCTAGCTACTTAGAAGGTTAGAAGTACATGTGTACGGAAGTTCTTTTTATTCTTGCCCCTCGTTTATATGTATGTACACTTAAGTTGTAAAGTACGATTTTCCTTGGTTAATATATTTATTTACTGAAATGCATTGCACATGTATATTGATTTGCAAGTTGCACTTATTTCTCACATGAGTCGACAATTTGAACATTTGAAAAATTAAAATGAATTTCTCCCATTAACACGCCTTAATGTCTTAACATCTCGTAGAGACGTCACGCAAAGGCAGCTTTATGGTCAGCTGTAACTGCGTCTCAAAGGGGCATAGAGATGCTTTATAGAACGTCTCCATTTACCTAGAGACGCTTTCAATACGTCTCTATGGATTTTGAGACGGTGCATAAGAAGACGTTCTTACGACGCTTTTGAGAGACGACTCTACAACCATCTAGGGACGAAATAAAGCGTCTTTACTGCCAAAATTTAACGTCTCCACATGTCTTTTGTGTTGTAGTGTGTCTTTTTCATTCAGAGTTTTTACTCAGATATCCAATCCAACTTGAACAAAAATAAATCAAGGTGAACCACACAACCTTTATTCTTGCTCTCTCCTTCAAGATTGTTCACCTAAGGGCAACTCCAGcgacgcgacgcaaacggacgctgagcgaccgtttgcgtctgcgcggaccggaaatgcatctggcaccctctccagcggcgcgacgcaaagtgaccgggccgtccgcggagatgcaaacctggcccaaatatgcgccaggtttgcgtctccacggacgctaggcggtcgcgccgagcgtccgctcgcttccccacgggccctcatggcagcgacctaggttcaatcggcctcgaattcacaacgcgcgccggtgtggcaaccgcggcgatcaatggagcgccgaaccgccgcggaagagcaaccgccggcctcttcgttatacgtgccgccgttaatccgcgcacattataacccccacggtaattcaagttcaaccgcctccttcttcttcctcttcttcttcttctccaacaccggcacgccatgagcgactacacgctgtcgtccgactcggagagcgagggcaagtcACCCGGATTTCTGCATTGGTGGGAATCCCCTGCGACGCCAAGTGATCCGGGCTCCACGCCCAGCGACCCTACCTCCACGCCGAGTGAGGacgaggaggtgacaagcaagaggcgcaggagtttcgacgacgaggcagggccttctaacaagaaggccaaaaaatagttttagtttatatgtttataattttcttcttctttgtatgttaaatatgtttgaatctaGTCGATTAAGTATCCGGTTAATTATTTAGGCTATAATCTATTCGATTCGACCAACATGACATCATTGAGTACAACTTTTTCGCGTTTAaaacttgatcatagaacaaaattgaaaagaagtagcacaaaaaaaacacttgcatgtccaaaatgcgtcggaccgctggaggtagcccccgacgcaaacggacatttcgcccCTCGCGGTCATTTTGGCGTCCgccaggcgacgcaaacggacgcgagcGGACaatttgggcg encodes:
- the LOC127301854 gene encoding uncharacterized protein; translation: MACVNMYNPEHHQSSSSSSFMAPRMSFSSDFALEPPPATALSARAPGDADFEFSVGGRPSMMGAADELFSKGRLLPLREAPHGRPTTLREELRTEDGRHGRAPRAPNIRWKELLGFKKASKKASAADAAAGTSSAEAHTDLGGQGGGTRE